Proteins from one Carassius auratus strain Wakin unplaced genomic scaffold, ASM336829v1 scaf_tig00033242, whole genome shotgun sequence genomic window:
- the LOC113081141 gene encoding claudin-9-like, whose protein sequence is MANTGLQVMGLVLGVAGWAFGILVCAAPWWRVSAFVGDELVVSQVLWEGLWMTCLSQWGRLQCKVYDSGLALSSSAQMCRALCVLSLLLCLLALPLCVTGLKCTRCLGDAHETKARLVRVGALLFVAAAFFFFLPVCWTAYVIIRDFHDPNVAAPLKRELGSALYLGWGVTVLILVGGALLYLGSTSPGAPAVPVFGKSAKGNPQSTAESKPEKVFV, encoded by the coding sequence ATGGCAAACACAGGTCTTCAGGTGATGGGTCTGGTCCTGGGCGTGGCAGGTTGGGCGTTCGGGATCCTGGTCTGTGCCGCCCCCTGGTGGCGTGTGTCGGCGTTCGTGGGGGACGAGCTGGTGGTGTCTCAGGTGCTGTGGGAGGGGCTGTGGATGACGTGTCTGTCGCAGTGGGGCCGCCTGCAGTGTAAAGTCTATGACTCCGGCCTCGCCCTCTCAAGCTCCGCCCAGATGTGCCGTGCCCTGTGCGTGCTGTCGCTGCTCCTGTGTCTGCTGGCGCTCCCGCTCTGCGTGACCGGGCTCAAGTGCACCCGCTGCCTGGGGGACGCGCACGAGACCAAAGCTCGGCTGGTGCGTGTCGGCGCCCTGCTCTTCGTCGCGGCTgcgtttttcttctttttgccgGTGTGTTGGACCGCGTATGTCATAATACGTGATTTCCATGACCCGAACGTCGCTGCCCCACTGAAACGCGAGCTAGGATCAGCGCTCTACCTGGGATGGGGCGTGACTGTGCTGATACTGGTGGGAGGGGCTTTGCTGTATTTAGGCTCCACCTCCCCTGGAGCTCCAGCCGTGCCTGTTTTTGGAAAAAGCGCCAAAGGAAACCCTCAGTCCACAGCAGAGAGCAAACCTGAGAAAGTCTTTGTGTAA